One window of the Polypterus senegalus isolate Bchr_013 unplaced genomic scaffold, ASM1683550v1 scaffold_691, whole genome shotgun sequence genome contains the following:
- the LOC120519790 gene encoding voltage-dependent P/Q-type calcium channel subunit alpha-1A-like — MKRSASSLGHGRSKGMRLDDYSLERVIPEENQRHHRRRERGHRTSERSLSRYTDADTGLGTDLSTTTQSGDLPPKEKDRERGRPKDRKHHHHHHHHHGSVDKDRYPPERHDYGGQRIRDRRWSRSPSEGRDCMPHRQ, encoded by the exons ATGAAGCGCTCAGCTTCCAGCCTCGGTCATGGCCGGTCCAAAGGTATGAGGCTTGACGACTACTCCCTCGAGCGGGTAATCCCAGAGGAGAACCAGCGACATCATCGCCGCCGAGAGAGAGGACATCGCACCTCTGAGAGGTCACTTAGCAGATATACTGATGCAGACACAG GATTAGGCACCGACCTCAGCACAACAACTCAGTCGGGAGACTTACCTCCAAAGGAAAAAGACCGGGAGCGTGGTCGGCCAAAGGACAGGAAGCACCatcaccaccatcatcatcaccatGGTTCAGTGGATAAGGACCGCTACCCTCCTGAGCGTCATGATTATGGTGGACAGCGAATAAGGGATCGCCGGTGGTCACGCTCTCCCAGTGAAGGCCGAGACTGCATGCCTCACAGACAG